The following nucleotide sequence is from Oncorhynchus clarkii lewisi isolate Uvic-CL-2024 chromosome 6, UVic_Ocla_1.0, whole genome shotgun sequence.
actgccCAGGCATTGGCgcatgctttagtccaggtctgggaggagatccctcaagagaccatccgccacctcatcaggagcatgcccaggcgttgtagggaggtcatacaggcacgtggaggccacacacactactgagcctcatttcgacttgttttaaggacattacatcaaagttggatccgcctgtagtgtggtttcccactttaattttgagtgtgactccaaatccagacctccatgggttgataaatttgatttccattgatactttttctgtgattttgttgtcagcacattcaactatgtaaagaaaaaagtatttaataagaatattgaatttcattaattcagatctaggatgtgttattttagtgttccctttatttttttgagcagtgtatatatgtatatatatatatatatatatatatatatatatataatttttttggggggggtgttcATTTAATAAAGTATGATGAACACTTTCTACGCTGAGCTTTGGTCTTATTCAATTGACGACGGACGTAACACCCAGCCAACCTCAGTGACTGAACAAACAACCGGGTCAACAAACTATGGTCTGGTAAAGAAACACACTGCAGTGATATAGTAGGTTCCTAGGGGATGTAATGACTATTAATGCCTGCATACATCCATCTGCCCAGCCTGCATTCCTTTACCACAGTGGTCCCCAAACTGTGGCCCCAGAGCTAGCCTGTGAAGGGCTTGATTTTGTTGGATTTAAGGAACTCAATCCGGCTTTCAACTTACCCCTGAACGTTgctgtaatagtagaatgcacagggtgcaatttcgaaattgggtagtgcatcatcagttcctcttgtcatgttagaCATTGCAGACCCTAAAGATTTATTTATAGTCAGAAATGTACAGATCAATTAGCCTATGTCCGCTAACATTTTTTAGCTAGTTTTTTTTTagcccattgattttgttgtcaatgtttgagtcactcaaatatcacaaaCGCATAAGACATAGGGGAATATGGAGAATTCCAGGAAATGTACTTTAATGTTCTCTGCACAACACCATGACAAAATGTGGGAAATTGCTGGAAATTAGCATTAaacctgcaacattttctctccgccaacaagaggagtgtgaacagtttgtgtcatgaacagtgcttgtgccaaTATAAAGTGGGGAGGGGATGTTCTCCAATGCTGGAAAGGGGGCCTGAGTAAAAGAGTTTGGGAACCTCTGCTCTACCACACATCACCTAGGCCTATCCCTCCTGCTAGTGTTGGCATTCCAGGCAGCCAGGCTATGTTGACCTAATCTGTCCTCATCAAGCTGGGTAAACAGGAGTGTGTGGTGTTCATTAGTCTGCCGGACTCATTAACCACCTGCTTCTAATTATCGCTAATCATGCCTCGTCTTGGATGTCTCTGGCTCTGCCGTCACTGCAGTGGTGGGCTCTAGACAGAACATGGCTGACATGTTGGCAAAATTGATGGAAGCTTCAACCTTCTagaacagggatgggcaactttgatggtgACAACTCGTGACAGCGAAGATAAACATTTgaagttttaaagttaatttcctgccaTTCTgcacatcatgctgtggggcgtagagaaaatgttttacttttagaaCTAATTTCATGCATTTCTACAAAATTTGCCATCGGGCAGAATTATTTTGATTACACATTTTGCCATCGGGTGGAGGAAAATGTTTGCCGTTTTTAATATGATCAACGGGCCCGTTTGGTAATTTGACCATGCTTACTACAAGTTTTAGATCGTCTTTCGGCCGGCTAACTTCCCAATAAGAAAAAACATGTAATGGGCTAATTGTGTGGCTTCTGATGCGCAACCAAATATCTAAATTGTGTATTGTATTactctaactctcaacagtaagttgagaccctgagTTTCCCCCGAAAATAATTCAAACTGGTCCGCGTGCCTTCAAAAATGGGGGGCCGCCAGTTACCCATCCCTGTTCTAGAATCTAGAAATCACTACTCTGAAAAAACTCAAAGAGAAGCGTCCAGATAGCCCATCACAGGCTAGCTAGCCGACATCATATCTCAATGGTCTGTCATGTTGTCATGAAATGGGCTTTTAACCAGACATGTCCCTACCTTCTTATGTGGTTGTGGACAGGGTTTGTGGTAAGGCCTTTGCACGAGCCCAAACTCACCAAGAAGAAAAGCAAACAAATagtgggaagagaggaggaggtcaGAGCTTTGATGTCAGGTCCTCTGGAGGTTGGCTTGTTTGCCCTAGTCTGTTTCCAGTAAACATGATGCTTGAGTGTGTGGGGTGTGGAGTGTcaacaccagtgtgtgtgtgtgtgtgtgtgtgtgtactctattAGCACAGAACCACAGAACAAACCCAGGGGGAAATGCCTAGAACGGTGCCATGCCTTGATCACCGTAATTATCTTCCTGATTGCATTTTATTATGACGTTGGAAAACATGCCATTTTATTCTTCTCAAAAACACATGTTTCTCCCGCTGCCCTTCGGGTAGAATAACAGttctccattccattccattccgcAGTGTGAGCAGGATTCCTCAGTCAAGACTTGCATGCCCCGGGGAGAGCTAATAACCCTTATCTGAAATGACCATCACCAGGATGCATCAGCAGGAAATCTTCATTCACGCTTATCACTAACTAGCCTGACCAGAtgagtgaggaggagggagatatcAGTTGGTGGTTATGGCCGGAAGACCAGAGGGTCTCAGAAAACACACAACCTCGACACCTTCCAACTGATTGCAACAGTCAGGTAATTATGTAACGTCAAGATTAAATTGTTGCTATAGCTAGTCGGGAGAGAATTGACccaatgcaacaacaacaaaaacacaaggGCAGGCCTTGTCTAAAGATTTGTTTCACACATTTGAGAGAATCTTTTCCAGCCATGCTAAACACATATTTCATCGTTTATATAACAGTCACTGAGATAAAACCCGTATTTCTTTATTTAGCTAAAGGCAAAATCCTATTTACATTGCAAGGCAGGTAAGCAAAAGAAACCGCTTTCATGACAAATATACGGATAAAAACTAGTCCTTTCCCCCTTTTTACTCCCTTAAATAATTCAATCATTCCATGAAGAACAGTGGTGTATTTTGTGTTGTTTGATGGCATACAGTGATTGCCATCAAACAAAAGTAATAACgggagctcccgagtggcgcagttgtCCAGTGGTTTGAGTGCAAAAACATACAAAATGTGACAACATAGGACTAATCAGAATTGAGAATTGAGCCCTAACAATATAGTCTCTCGTGCTTTTGAGTCCCTGCCATTCACACAGACATACGTGATAGCCAGTAAAGGCCCGGTTTATTTTGGATTGGCCTGGTCGGACATAGGGTCATCAGCTGAGGTGCAGGTGAGGGTGCTGGTGGAGTTGGGTGACCAGTTCCTCCTCTGTAGGCTCCTGAATTTGTTCTCTGGAAGGTACAGTGGAGTTTTAAAAGACAGGACACCAAACAGTGTCAAGAGACACACAGCGAGTTGAAGCGAAGCGAAGCACGCTCATGCAGGCGGCTGCTGTAGTCCACAACGTGCATTTAGGGACGGGCATTAAGGGTTGCTCTTCTGACTTGTCCCTGCTAAACATATCAACAGCACTTTCGGGCAAATAGTTCAGCGACATGCGTTCAGTTGATCGAGCGGGTTAAAAGGGTGGGCGGATGTTTTTGCTACCAATTATATTAGTGATGGGGTACAAAttgatacagttacatatcgcaatattatttttgatgATTTTTACCAAATAAAGtgctagtcggctgtacctgcaccTGAACATCTAAGCTGTGCCTGCGCCTATCCTATAAATAGTGAGCCAAGATGTTTCCAGCGCTTTTATATCCTTGACTGATCATGGCTCTCTCTCGTCACTCTGCAGCAGACATGGCGAACAATATGTTTGGCACATCGAATCGCAACGTCGCAATAAAATCGcgagaattgcaatacatatcgAATCAggcacctaagtattgtgataatatcgtTAGGTCCCTGGTAATTCCCAGCCCTAAATGATATAATGCATTATCTGCAAGCAAGGTCCTGAAGAAATACATGCCATTTTACAGTTTGTTATCAGAAAGCTCACCAGACACAATTGCCCAAACAAAAGCATTTCTGAATATTTGTTGGGGGGGAAAGTGATTCAGCATTGAAACGTGAGGAGCCAACGAGCATGGTTTAAGGCAGTTCACAGAGAACAGAACCGCTGACAGTGAGGGTATCCCAGTTCGTGACTGACCTCTAGGCCTAAAACCCAAACACCAGAAAGTAGGAATATGCAAACCACTCAGACAACAAACAGGAGCAAAAAAAAGCCAGAGCCAGAGCAGAGTTAAAAAGCAGCTGCAGAGTTGCAGCAACCTACCTGAACATGAGCTGGACGGTAGTCTCATAACCTGTCCGCTCAACGTCCGCCACTGAACACATGACACTCCGGTCCCACTTATAGATGAAGTTCTGTTACAGAAAACAGAGGTATCGTGGCGTTTTACATGTTTTGTTCCCCCCCCCCAGAAACATCTTGCACTTAAAACACAGTAAGTACAAATCAGGCCAGCATAAGTTCAGACATACCTCCAAGATGAGAGCCACAAACAAGTTGACCCACATGACAGAGGAGGTAAGCCACCAGGAGACAAAGTAGACCTTGGACCAcctgggaggagagaagaaaccTGATcaactgtttacatggacacatcacCATTACCCATAATCACTGTTTTACAAACGGAGCCCCATGCACAATTAACTTGTCTTCGTCCTCTTTAAGCAGGACAAATAATGACTATGCCCCCACTCCTACATGCATTTTCACCATTACTAGCCTTGTCCTGAGTTGGGTACAAAAGCTTGTTTAACCAACCAAACATTTGCAATTTTTTTAGGGAACAACTGAAATGAGATAAATATTATGAAGCGGGAGCTCATTAAAGTAAGCCCCAGAAAATGAACAGGACTCATGTGCTTCAGCGTCAACTGCTGCCCTCTAGTGGAAGGGGAAACAAAGTGAAGCGTCTGACAGTTGGATCCTAAGACTCATGCATCAATGTGTATTACGGTTGGCTTACTctgtggtgtatctggtgtagGCATCCATGAACACTTGCCAGTTATTCACCACCATGACGTTGTAAAGGAGGACGAGGGAAGACTGAgcaaaacagagggagagaggagaacgaAAACAGAGGTTTGTGtccactctctctcgctcaacaTTTAGACCCAATTTAAAGACTAATTGGATTGACCGGGACTGAAATGTCAACATACCCACCGTGGTATTTTATAGGTATCTTTTAAAAGTTACTTCAGTGCATTATCCCTTTGAGAGGTTACCCCCCACAACACCAGCCTTCCCAGTCAGAGCCAGTACAGATGAGTCACAGATAGAATGCCAACCATGTGTTTTACTGTTTCATTCCCTCCAAAGCCCGTTCTCATTAAACCAGTCTCTTATGACAGTAGACAGGGCTATGCAGAGAATGCTATCGTTAAAGTCAGAATGTTCGCCTTGAGCTAAGCCTCTGTGTTCTCTGCCTATGATTTGGCTTCGGGGACTGGCAAGAGTGAGAGTAGGGTACCCACAGCAAAGTCGTCAAAGTTGTTTGGCCAGTAGCCCAGCTGCTCGTAGGAACCACACTCCACGGTGATGTTCTTCATACTGGAATTGGACATCACACTGTAGAGGAATAGATACAAATCAACTTCAATTACCTCACACAGTAAACACATTAAAACAGCCACATTAGCTACTGTATGAGGCCATTGCTACCTTTGAATAGTGTACAAGCGTTCAAATACATCATTGTCAAACTGTACCTCATTTGCCCTGGAGCTGTGATGGCTCCCTGGAACAGCCAGATGCCAAGGACAGCAAACACATAGAACACCACCTAAAGAAGAACGAGGCGCAAAAACACAGATAGATGTTAGCTGTGATAGGGAATCCATGACGTCCAGCAAACAGACGCCTAGTGTATAGACATGCATTTCAAATGACTAGTTAGATGTGAGaacaaaagagaagaaaaacaagtGCCGTTGAGTCACTCACCACTAGTATTCCTGCAAAAGCTCTGAGGTTTTTCACCAGGTCAACCAAAGTACTCGCTATGAGGGCCATCAGCTAAAAGAGGCATTAAGGATGACTGTTTCTATAGTGTAATACCAACACGCATAACCAGAGATGATAAAGACATTGGCTGTACCAGCATGAATTTACAACAATACAAATCTATTGACATACCGGTACACCAAAATAGAGCAAAAGTCCAGCAATAAACCATTTCCACCAATAGGTGGAGCCAAATACGTCTCATCACATGCattgaattatatattttttttacttaacctttatttaactcggcaaatcagttaagaacaaattcttatttacaatgacggcctaccccggccaaacccagacgacgctgggccaatagtgcgccgccctatgggactcctaatcacggccggatgtgatacagcgtGGATTTGAAccggggactgtagtgacgcctcttgcactgagatgcagtgcctttgtcCGCCGCTGCACTCGGGAGGCCCAAAACGGCGACACTACTTCTCCCCAGCGGCACCACTTCCTCACCTTGATATCAGGGATGATTCGGAGGAAACGGACGACGATGAGCATGTTGACCAGACGCACCATCTCCCACAGAGACATCAGGCCACGCGACGCTGGGTTCCTGGGACAACCACACCACTAAGGTTTATTCAATCTCACAGTGCTACTTAGTTACTTATCGTTCATCCATCGTAGTGTTTTATTCAGTAACACTCTTCCTCTGCTATGTTTATCATGTGCATCACCATGTACCATATCTATATGTCCATGTTTCTATTCCTGTTTTCGACCATCCccatgtacctgtgtgtgtgtgtgtgtgtgtgcgtaaacaAAGTTACTCTTTCATCACGATTGTAACTGTATATACAAATGAGCACCATCCTTCAAGACAATTTCCTTATACAGAATATATTTGTTGAGCGAGAAATATGACTGAAGTGAAGACACCAACCATTTAGGAAACGGAAGCCTGTAGGTGGCAAAAATGGTGATCTGAAGGATCTGTAAAAGAAAAATCAAATACTTTTGAGTTCTATTACCAAGACAGAAATATGCTTAAAGGGGCAGTATGTAGCTTTTTGGGGGGCGAccggaccaaattcacatagaaatgtgagttatagatctgagAAGCGGTAGATCCATTCGATGTGCACTTTTGCTATGCTCCCCGTTAAGTTACGTTTTAGCGAGGATCTTTTctctttcagttttgtacaccagcttcaaacagctgaaaatacaagaTATTTGGTTCATGAAAATACATTTCAGAGCAGCTGAGATTGcgcaatgattctctacacactATACATTGTTAAACTGAAATTAGGAGAAGCATTGAAATGGTTGAGTGATTTCTACATACTGCACCTTTTTAATATGTTTCCTTTCATTTACAGAATACCTTACCAGAAGGCAAACTGTGAGAAGTCCATCAAATATATTGTTTCTGTATGACAAGTAGCCTCTCCACCCAAAGGCTAATATCTTTAGACTCATCTCCATCAGGTAGTATAGAATAAAGAAGCAGTTAATAACTTCCATGTAGTAGTCATCCCGCTCTGCCATGGACTTCTCGGAGTCAAGCACCAGTATggtctgcaacacacacacagggagaaacagagagaccaaACAAGTTGAGCCTCGGTCTAATATGATGGACACGCAAAATACAGGCTCGACATCCTGTCTGTTCCCGAAGGTCCTGGACTTACACAGATGCACATGACATTGGCCAGGGCCACGGCGTTGCCCACTACCGTAACATAGTAGTGGCTGAAAAGCAACTGAAGCCCCTGGAGGAGTGAGGAGTTGTACTCTGGCTTCGGAGGGTGCTGCAGGAGACAGACAATGAAGACTCGTCAAATCACACAGGAGCAATCTAGCTATCATTTAGACAAGTAAAATAAGCCAGTTTAGAACCGACTTTGACGTTAAATCCATTCCAGTAACATTGATCCAGTGGAGAAGCGCAGAGCAGTTAATGAGATGTGGCAACCACCTCTTTGATGCGGTCCTTGTCCAGCTCGTCAAAAAGCCTCCGGAAGGCCTCCCACTGGATAAAGCCATCTGACAACTGCTGCActctctacacagagagagagcgaaagagagagagagagagagcgaaagagagagagagagagagagagagagagagcgaaagagagagagagagagagagcgaaagagagagagagagagagagcgagagaaagagagagagagagagagaaagagagagagagaaagagagaaagagagcgaaagagagagagagagagcgaaagagagcgagagagagcgaaagagagagagaaagagagcgagaaagaaagagagagagagagcgagaaagagagagagcgagaaagagagagagagagaaagagagcgaaagagagagagagagagagagcgagagagagagcgagagcgaaagagagagcgagagcgaaagagagagagagagagagagagagaaagagagcgaaagagagagagagagcgaaagagagagagagagcgaaagagagaaagagagagagagcgagaaagaaagagagagagagagcgagaaagaaagagagagagagcgagaaagaaagcgagagagagagaaagaaagagagagagcgagagagagagagagagtgagaaagaaagagagagcgagagagagagagagagagtgagaaagaaagagagagcgagagagagagcgagagagagagcgagagagagagcgagagcgagagcgagagagagagagacacattcaaAGGGAGCAATATTCAAATGTTTATCCAACGCGTTCTAAAGATTTGCACCGTAGTCCTTTCTCACCTTGATGATGGCTTGTCTGTAGTAGGACTTCATTTGTACCCTCGCCATGACCTGCAAAGAGGCATTCACCCGCACACGCTCTCTGGGGGGAACAAGATGTAAGgccattcagtgtgtgtgtgtgtgtgtgtgtgtgtgtgtgtgtgtgtgtgtagggcatgAGAATAAGAGAAAGAGCAGAGAATGAGCAGTCTTACACATGCTCCTCTGAGTGTGTAGCGTCCTGACCCCGCCCCTGGCAGGACATGACCTCAAAGGCAGCTCTGACGCCCAGTCTCCTCCTTAAGATGGACGCCTGGACAGACATCTGCCACAAGAGAACAGTTTCATCATGATTACCTATGGGGTTTACACTGTACCTTAAAATGGTCTGATATTTACATCAGTGGCAGTCTTAAACTCACCAGCAGGTATCCCCTGAACTGGTTGTAAACGATGGCAGTTAGCAAGTTCATCAAGAAGTAGGTTCCTGGGAGCAAGTAAATAAGACAAATTATCAACCTATTGTGTTACCACTCGATCCGTTTCATATTTTCCGTGTCTCTTAACAGTTCATTTGGTGGCTAGTTCTTACCAAAACCACTGAAGAGAATGAAGAAGATGGAGTATCCTCGGTTTAAGGAATAGGCCGGAATCATCactgttaaaaaacaaacaaacatgaaaACAGGTTTAGGTGGAGAAGACATCTAAATTATTCAGCAGGAAATATATGTTAAATTCACTATGACCTACACAGTGGACTTACCATCGGGGTTATTGGCTGTAGTGAGGAgcaccaagagagaggagagagacgtggGCAAGTCTCTGAAGTAGGCCTCCCACTCCCCATTTTGCTTAGGGTTCTAGGGACAATAATATGTAAGTCCCTTATAACAACAATGCTAAATGGACATTCATCGTGCTTTATCCTGGTCTTAATGGTCACGTGAGGGCGAGTTACTGTACAGGTCTTTATTTAGACAAGTGTAATATGACACATCTACCACTGGTTGGTGTTAAAAGCTCTGTTAAAGCCTGTACCACCGGGGTGAATAAAACAGTCGTGTGGTAAGGTAAAAGGGCACATTCTGGCTTGAGACCTGGGCGTCAACAGAACAGCCAGCAGGGTGGAACAGAGTGTACCTCTCCTTTAGCAAAGAGCAGCATGCCAATCATGGTGAAGAGGCAGAGGTGGAGGGCCAGGAGCAGGATAACActgggaggtaagagagagaggagtggtgcATTAGACACCTCTGCAATGACAGTCAggcctatatacagtggggagaacaagtatttgatacactgccaattttgaaggttttcctacttacaaagcatgtggagcatgtcatttttatcataggtacacttcaactgtgagagacggaatctaaaaccaaaatccagaaaaatcacattgtatgatttttaagtaattcatttgcattttattgcatgacaagtatttgatacatcagaaaagcagaacttaatatttggtacagaaacctgtttgcaattacagagatcatacgtttcctgtagttcttgaccaggtttgcacacactaaagcagggattttggcccactcctccatacagactttctccagatccttcaggtttcacggctgtcactgggcaatatggactccctccaaagattttctattgggttcaggtctggagactggctaggccactccaggaccttgagatgcttcttacggagccaccccttagttgccctggctgtgtgtttcaggtcgttgtcatgctggaagacccagccacgacccatcttcaacgctcttactgagggaaggaggttgttggccaagatctcgcgatacatggccccatccatcctcccctcaatacggtgcagtcgtcctgtccctttgcaaaaaagcatccccaaagaatgatgtttccacctccatgcttcacggttgggatggtgttcttggggttgtactcatccttcttcttcctccaaacacggcgagtggagtttagaccaaaaagctctatttttgtttcatcagaccacatgaccttctcccattcctcctctggatcatccagatggtcattggcaaacttcagacgggcctggacatgcgctggcttgagcaggggtgaccttgcgtgcgctgcaggatattaatccatgacggcgtagtgtgttactaatggttttctttgagactgtggtcccagctctcttcaggtcattgaccagggcCTGCCgggtagttctgggctgatccctcaccttcctcatgatcattgatgccccgcgaggtgagatcttgcatggagccccagaccgagggtgattgaccgtcatcttgaacttcttccattttctaataattgcgacaaccgttgttgccttctcaccaagctgcttgcctattgtcctgtagcccatcccaaccttgtgcaggtctacaattttatccctgatgtccttacacagcgctctggtcttggccattgtggagaggtgggagtctgtttgattgagtgtgtggaccggtgtcttttatacaggta
It contains:
- the LOC139411338 gene encoding two pore channel protein 2-like isoform X1, translated to MESEPLLTGSINYDSQPDNNDHLEKGSPKTRRLSSVAADYCCVEGGDEDLYLQQAVVFIEDAIQYRSINHRVDANSLRLYRWYYSRICQWGLGLTIAVVLMLAFIERPSSFSYTSDPRFRPPPWEPPCGLTEGIEIVCLVIFAIDFATKSYLIGWEEFRKCKWLIVYILAVSVSVIDWAVTLSMYCDQNLRVRRLIRPFFLLQNSSLMKKTLKCIKRTLPEIASVILLLALHLCLFTMIGMLLFAKGENPKQNGEWEAYFRDLPTSLSSLLVLLTTANNPDVMIPAYSLNRGYSIFFILFSGFGTYFLMNLLTAIVYNQFRGYLLMSVQASILRRRLGVRAAFEVMSCQGRGQDATHSEEHVERVRVNASLQVMARVQMKSYYRQAIIKRVQQLSDGFIQWEAFRRLFDELDKDRIKEHPPKPEYNSSLLQGLQLLFSHYYVTVVGNAVALANVMCICTILVLDSEKSMAERDDYYMEVINCFFILYYLMEMSLKILAFGWRGYLSYRNNIFDGLLTVCLLILQITIFATYRLPFPKWNPASRGLMSLWEMVRLVNMLIVVRFLRIIPDIKLMALIASTLVDLVKNLRAFAGILVVVFYVFAVLGIWLFQGAITAPGQMSVMSNSSMKNITVECGSYEQLGYWPNNFDDFASSLVLLYNVMVVNNWQVFMDAYTRYTTEWSKVYFVSWWLTSSVMWVNLFVALILENFIYKWDRSVMCSVADVERTGYETTVQLMFREQIQEPTEEELVTQLHQHPHLHLS
- the LOC139411338 gene encoding two pore channel protein 2-like isoform X2, whose amino-acid sequence is MESEPLLTGSINYDSQPDNNDHLEKGSPKTRRLSSVAADYCCVEGGDEDLYLQQAVVFIEDAIQYRSINHRVDANSLRLYRWYYSRICQCVILLLALHLCLFTMIGMLLFAKGENPKQNGEWEAYFRDLPTSLSSLLVLLTTANNPDVMIPAYSLNRGYSIFFILFSGFGTYFLMNLLTAIVYNQFRGYLLMSVQASILRRRLGVRAAFEVMSCQGRGQDATHSEEHVERVRVNASLQVMARVQMKSYYRQAIIKRVQQLSDGFIQWEAFRRLFDELDKDRIKEHPPKPEYNSSLLQGLQLLFSHYYVTVVGNAVALANVMCICTILVLDSEKSMAERDDYYMEVINCFFILYYLMEMSLKILAFGWRGYLSYRNNIFDGLLTVCLLILQITIFATYRLPFPKWNPASRGLMSLWEMVRLVNMLIVVRFLRIIPDIKLMALIASTLVDLVKNLRAFAGILVVVFYVFAVLGIWLFQGAITAPGQMSVMSNSSMKNITVECGSYEQLGYWPNNFDDFASSLVLLYNVMVVNNWQVFMDAYTRYTTEWSKVYFVSWWLTSSVMWVNLFVALILENFIYKWDRSVMCSVADVERTGYETTVQLMFREQIQEPTEEELVTQLHQHPHLHLS